The genomic interval taaaacatatattttttttaagttgaATGAAGTAATAGCAAACGCAtagtgtatattattataactaaacaaaaaatgcattgatctttttttcaaatataaacattgtactgtgtataattgtatgatttatttaaatattgtttttgtttgtttttttgtttttgtttttgtttttttaattttgcaaTTTGTATGTGCATTTGTAGGAACAAGCATGTGTTGGTCTGGGCCTCCGTGGATAAATAGAGTTGAACTTTAACTTAACAACCTCCGAACTAAGCTGCATCTCAATTCTTCttgtccagtcaaaaagtttTATAAATTACTGCTTGGTTAGTTACAGAATTTCCaacttgaaaattaaaaaaaaaaggtttagaCCTACCTTTATTTTACCATTTCCGTCCGTGATATATGTCTCTCCCACCTGGTCGACTTCAAAGTAACTAATCGTGTAATGAGTGACCCATTGATCATCGTAAGTTATATCTCGTCCCTGTGTGACAACGCCTGTGATATTGTGTTCAACCAGTAAATCCACTTTAAGCCATTCGTTTGCGCCTGGATATGTAACCCAGGCTGAAACACAGGCACTTGCTGAATTCACATCCCCTTCATTTTTATGTAATCTTCCGCAATACGCATAGCACGCGGCACAATTATATAAAGAACTAGCCGATATCTGATCATTAAGTATACCCCCTGACTGCATTCCGAGAGCACCAGTACATTCTagagaaaattataaaattattaagtAAACGTTTACAGAAAATGGTATGTCGCACGtttaaaatttctatttttattttttttttgtcaacggTCGCGTTAGGCGTTCCATACCTTCAACTGGACAGTAATCTGAAACATATCCAGTTGAAATACAACGGCAGATGTAACCCTCTTTATTGTCCGATGGCTCACACATCTTCCCAATTCCACAATCAACTACATTGCACTTGCTAAAGCTTCTctgaaatcaataaaaacaataattatgtgGTCAGTCCTCGGTGATGATATGAATATAGGTGGACGATCAAATATCTATAATTTATCAATTACAAAATGTAAGAACGTACTTTTACAAAGGCGTAATAGAAAGCTAAAAATACTCAGTGTGGATATCCAAACTGATCCACCTCTAATAcactaatataaatgtttttattatttaacttgtacattttttaatatttgtactgGTTTTTTTTGTTACCATTTCCAAGACTTCTATAAACATCCACATAATAttgatttcatttcatttattttgtctcataaaaatacaatataaaaaaacatggaCATGAACAAGAAAACATCACACAAAACCAGGCAGAGACAGGATACCTAAAAAGCGAACTTAATCACTATCTAGTAGGTCTCCTATTGCactgattgtataaaaaacatttaatcaaATTGTCATCCCAACTGACACAAAGTTCATACAcgcataggcctacaatttcaTCAGagtttgaacgcgcgcgtacaaattCAGTATGCTTACAATTTAATCAGAGTTTGAGCGCGCGCGTACAACATAAGTACCAATTCATCAAaatttgaacgcgcgcgtaaaaTTTGTCACATCCAGTATACTTTACCATTGTTTTTGGCTCCATTTCCAAATACGTTTGTCCAATCTCTGAGACGTAATTTGAAGGATCACTATCTTTGGCGATGTTGTTTAAGTCACATGACATCTGACCATTATTATAATTGATGGACTTGCATAGTTCATTTTGAATACATCTTGATATGCACGCAATGCGGTTTAGGTTCGTTATGGTCTCAATACTGTTACTTTGAAGTTTATAGTCTTGCTCCACGTGAAGTTTGAATACCAATTGAGGATCTGAAAACACGAATGTTGTGGTATaccataaattatttattagtaaaaataGATTAAATGGATAAATTAGAACGCGCCAATAAACTATACGCACACCTATTTTTCTGAGCATGCGCTTTGTAACGGTCTGTACTACTAGACACGCGTCGTGAAATTCCAGAAGTTCACTCCTTCACAATATTTCCGTTGGTCCTTTTCTAAAGCAATCAGTTCGGTTCCTTTTAGTAACCTTtgaaacattttattcattgttctatcaatataatattattcttttataaGTTGGATTCCAACGTTTAATTACTCTTTTGTGACTTTTGCGTCATATACGAGGCGCCGTCCGAAACACTACCTCTGTCCTACAGAATGGGTAGTATGTCGGATGACGCCCCGTAGTTCATACACACCATGATCACCAAGTACGACAGGTTCAAATGAAATGTATCGTTGTACACGTTGCGTGAACGTAACGTGTGTATCTTCTGAACCAAGCACTTCGTTCGTTTCCGTTCTCAAGTACATTACGTTGTTTAAAAACATAGTATGAGTTTGTAGTAAAACATAATCATTTCCGTCACCGTTCCAGATGCCATACATATCTCCTGGTAAATAATACACTTGTTCCGAGTACTGTAACACATGCTCTACCTCATTGCCAACGTCTTCTGATGTAAATGTAACCGTTTTTCTGGCAATGATTTGAAAAGTAAGGATATCGGCAGTGGGACGCAGGATTAAAACGTCCACTGCCCTCGACCTCTGAGCAATAAATCGCCATCCCGTCACGACGCCTCTCTTTTTAAAAGGCTGCCAATAATTCATCCACACACGCGTTAGGTCAGTACTGCCAGTGCATTGTTGCAAAGGCGGCCGAACAACTTGAAAACGTGGCGTCTCAAAATCTGCGTTGGAAATAATTTAAACATCAAAGTTAATGGAAAAAGTAAACTATATAGTGGTCGGTTGGATAGTTGTACTCCACTGAGCCGTTGCTATgggcgctcactggctaaacccaggtgCTCCGGAGATGGGAGcgcctgagcagtgcccagaggaaacagtcattaaaatatgtcgaaaagaCTAAAAACATCCGAGGcttccagcgttggagggccacttagagTTCCTAAACCAGACGCCTCAGCCtcctgcgttacgccactgcctGAAATAGGTCTAGgtagtttaatttaattgtctaaatattattaaattatgtgTTAGTTTCTAAAATTACCTGTGAATAATGCCTGCAGAGAATACGCACGCCATACAGCATTATCAGACGAAAACCATACAGTTTCTGACGTCACAAAAGCCGTCAATGTTTCTGCGCCATCCTTCAGAAGATACTGACTAGTGGCAACAGTCTGATCTTCATCATCATGTTTCAGCAACCCACTGCTGTGGTGAAAACCAATAATATCGCCACGTAACACGGGAATCCAATCCGGTTCACTGAGTTTATATTCCTGTACTTTATCTAAAACATCTTGTGCAGGAATAACTGTTCTACCGACGGTATAATAAATCCAGCCGTCGCTTTTTGGCGTTGGTCTAAACACGAGTGCAATTAATTCGGCAGTCTGGGATGGAATAAACCTCCATCCGCTGATGAATCCAGAGCACGGAATCGGGTTTCCGGTATTGATTAGAGTTGATGAACCACTATCCGATAGAGATCGAGTGATGAGTGCAGGGCCATGGGTGACTGGACACGTTTCAGTACCAAACACTAAAAATATTTGTCAGAGTGTGTGTTAATATAGCTAAACATACAGACGAGTATAAAGTGCTCTTTTTGATTGACTCACTGTTAGACGGGCTGATGATGCTGGGTTATCATTTGGAGGAAGAAGAAAGAATGACAGGACTGAAGATACTAGACACGCGCACAATTTATGACATTTTTAGAGTTGTTAAAGCTGGTGCCACTAGAAGGATGCAGCGCCAAGAGGTAGACCTAACGctagcaagttgaccaatgaatCAATCGCTTGTGGTTGGtcatcacttgcgttgcgtctacgtctcaAATAATACGGTATCATATACAATACGTAGACCAGGTTCTAGCCCGTAATtagtaaagataaatatttgtgcacatatggcgtttcatacgtcgACTGGTGGACcaacataaaaaaaagacaataaatacaggcttggggcaagtctacacAATACGTTGCCCTATCTGTTCTATAAGCATAATCAGGCTTTTTTTAACGatatagatttaaataaaaaatgatattgaaAAATGATACCTGAACCACTTGCTGATAAgattaaaagtataaaaattaAACTAGACATTATCCGTGTATATTACCGTATGAAACCTATCTTGAGATGTGAGGCATACGTTGTGACAAAATCAATTGGGATAAAAACTCGATATAAACATACTTCTGATCAATGTAACGTAGACAACAATCATCTAAAGCTCTaccaaattagtttgacaaaacaaagtgtgatgtgcctaaatatggcagtgatatgcctaaatatggtacaATATTGGATAATTTGTATTGAATTTGTCACACCGTACAAAAACCAAAcgatgagataaaaatattgtcGACAATTATACACGTCActgaatttgttaaaaaaataatactttacCCTCATTTGAGTTTATTGCAAGATATATCACAAAGACAAGCAACCAGAAAGACATATTGAAAAACACGTCCTTACCACCACAGTGCCTTGTTAAAACTGGAGATACATCATGCAAATTGATTGTTATATTGATTCACTGACGTTAACTTAAGCCCCTGTTCAGACAGGCGGCAATACATCAAGCAAAATGATTGTTATATTGATTCACTGACGTTACCACCTTAAGCCCCTGTTCAGACAGGCGGAAATACATCATGCAAAATGATTGTTATATTGATTCACTGACGTTATTACCTTAAGCCCCTGTTCAGACAGGCGGCAATACATCATacaaaattattgttataactATTGATTCACTGACGTTATCATCTTAAGCCCCTGTTCAGACAGGCGGCAATGCATCATGCAAATTGATTGTTATATTGATTCATTAACGTTACCGCCTTAAGCCGACTATCGatacatcatacaaaataatagttTCATTGGTTGGATTGGTTTACCACTATGAACCCCCATCTCAAATCATGCAAAATGATATCTATTGATTCATTAGGCTAAATTTACAACAACGTCGATATAACCAGAACAACAATGcaataaataattgataatcTTGACAATATTGATATTGTTGAACTTACTTTATggaaacattaacaaaatacatAATCAATTGTACCATTTATTGGTTGTACTATTTAAATTTACTTACCAGAAATGTGTACTTTACGAAAGTATACTTTAGTTACATTAACAAGTTGTGTTTACGTGAACAATTATTATGTGGCTTTTCTTGATGAGGATTGATGGCGGCGTTGGCACCCTATGATCTCGCAAAGAGTTACAAACCGTACGTAATTACCGCGTGGAACTGAAAATAATAGGCCTGGTATATATTCCATTTGTAAGTTGGTGAGCGTTTGAGGCAAAAAGTTTTAGATTAA from Antedon mediterranea chromosome 5, ecAntMedi1.1, whole genome shotgun sequence carries:
- the LOC140050315 gene encoding uncharacterized protein; this translates as MNYWQPFKKRGVVTGWRFIAQRSRAVDVLILRPTADILTFQIIARKTVTFTSEDVGNEVEHVLQYSEQVYYLPGDMYGIWNGDGNDYVLLQTHTMFLNNVMYLRTETNEVLGSEDTHVTFTQRVQRYISFEPVVLGDHDPQLVFKLHVEQDYKLQSNSIETITNLNRIACISRCIQNELCKSINYNNGQMSCDLNNIAKDSDPSNYVSEIGQTYLEMEPKTMRSFSKCNVVDCGIGKMCEPSDNKEGYICRCISTGYVSDYCPVEECTGALGMQSGGILNDQISASSLYNCAACYAYCGRLHKNEGDVNSASACVSAWVTYPGANEWLKVDLLVEHNITGVVTQGRDITYDDQWVTHYTISYFEVDQVGETYITDGNGKIKVFDGNFHRDDPRAHYFSQTVRATAIKFHAREWKNYISMRVEILGCRFGHQWARVFKGISRNGLSIYDAWVSGTGASSYHAHRFLISNTHYRNVAIMNNWSSLSITKVRLTLYSEFNKELLSILFNGVGTTKDTWFARENVEYSPWSDLTTQSVNYFSIDGQSSNERRFFINSYYGGCAGDIGWLIVDEGTGCIEWQGYDSSPVILYSRATTRQNWYTGNIGVARAMTIDVKLGN